One region of Chryseobacterium sp. SORGH_AS_0447 genomic DNA includes:
- a CDS encoding GNAT family N-acetyltransferase: protein MENIKFEISPYHDELRILIDEKKAGYMSIEIDGRLLIVYYTKLDEELEGQGYAKMLLDELVRYAEEKDLMIDPECDFVRQQFENHPARYKDIWHA from the coding sequence ATGGAAAATATAAAATTTGAAATATCTCCATACCACGATGAACTGCGGATATTGATTGATGAAAAAAAAGCAGGTTACATGTCCATCGAAATAGACGGAAGGTTACTTATCGTCTACTACACCAAACTTGACGAAGAACTTGAAGGACAGGGCTATGCCAAAATGCTCCTTGATGAGCTGGTGCGGTATGCGGAAGAAAAAGACTTGATGATCGATCCCGAATGCGATTTTGTACGGCAGCAGTTTGAAAATCATCCGGCAAGATACAAAGACATCTGGCACGCCTAG
- a CDS encoding AraC family transcriptional regulator → MESNETIKGFYQRVGLECIKTPGVGHFNVFSRESCSLVTPYSRRDYYKISLIIGKGKLHYADKWIYIDRPVLLFSNPVVPYSWEAENSDQKGFFCLFTDQFVHENRLGNIQDSQLFKIGGTPVFFVTEEQQQTVSDIFVKMMTEIQSDYLHKYDMLRAYLHLLIHETMKMRPAESFEPYQNASQRIASLFMELLERQFPIDSPERFLKLKSPMDYAESLSVHVNSLNRSVKEITGKTTSQQITARIIHEAQALLKHTDWNVSEIAYGLGFEEPAYFTNYFKKQTGMTPNAVRTAVV, encoded by the coding sequence ATGGAATCCAATGAAACAATAAAAGGTTTTTACCAGCGGGTAGGGCTGGAATGCATCAAAACGCCGGGAGTCGGACATTTCAATGTGTTTTCGAGAGAAAGCTGTTCTTTGGTTACGCCTTACAGCAGAAGAGATTATTATAAAATTTCATTGATCATCGGAAAGGGCAAGCTGCACTATGCCGACAAATGGATTTACATAGACCGGCCTGTCCTCCTGTTCTCCAATCCGGTGGTGCCTTATTCCTGGGAAGCCGAAAACAGTGATCAGAAAGGGTTTTTCTGCCTTTTTACCGATCAGTTTGTGCATGAAAACCGTTTGGGCAACATTCAGGATTCCCAGCTTTTTAAAATCGGCGGAACGCCGGTTTTCTTTGTTACCGAAGAGCAGCAGCAGACGGTCTCTGATATTTTCGTAAAAATGATGACCGAGATCCAGTCGGATTACCTGCATAAATACGATATGCTTCGGGCTTACCTTCACCTGCTGATCCATGAAACCATGAAAATGCGTCCGGCAGAGAGTTTTGAACCGTACCAGAATGCATCACAGCGGATTGCCTCTTTATTTATGGAGTTGCTGGAAAGGCAGTTCCCGATCGACAGTCCGGAAAGGTTCCTGAAACTGAAAAGCCCGATGGATTATGCGGAAAGCCTGTCCGTTCACGTTAATTCCCTGAACCGTTCCGTAAAAGAAATCACCGGTAAAACCACCAGCCAGCAGATTACCGCCAGGATTATCCATGAGGCGCAGGCATTGCTGAAGCATACCGACTGGAATGTTTCCGAGATTGCCTATGGCCTGGGGTTCGAAGAGCCGGCTTATTTTACCAATTATTTTAAAAAGCAGACCGGGATGACGCCCAATGCAGTACGAACTGCTGTTGTTTGA
- a CDS encoding aldo/keto reductase has product MKFRTLGNTGKQLSAIGLGCMGMSFAYGPTDEQESIKTLHKALDLGVNFWDTADMYANGENEKLISKVLVPNRDKIFIATKFGFRFKDGKAGHSGAPGTYFDGSPEWIKKAVDLSLQRLNIDEIDLYYAHRVDPNIPVEETVGAMADLVKAGKVKYLGLSEASAESIRKANKIHPITALQSEYSLLTRDVEKEILPAIRELGITLVPYSPLARGLFSNINEAQNFTDEDFRKSLPRYQEAYLENNRNLAKEINEFAASKGIKGTQLALAWVLNQGEDIIPIPGTKRIQYLEENIAAANIELSSSDLETIDAILKKYPNVGERYSEGSMKLVNN; this is encoded by the coding sequence ATGAAATTTAGAACATTAGGAAACACAGGAAAGCAGTTATCCGCTATCGGATTAGGCTGCATGGGGATGAGTTTCGCCTATGGCCCGACCGACGAACAGGAGAGCATCAAGACGCTGCACAAAGCGTTGGATTTAGGTGTTAATTTCTGGGACACAGCGGATATGTATGCCAATGGAGAAAACGAAAAGCTGATCTCAAAAGTATTGGTTCCCAACCGGGATAAAATTTTTATCGCTACCAAATTCGGATTCAGGTTTAAAGACGGGAAAGCCGGCCACAGCGGTGCACCCGGAACATATTTCGATGGTTCACCCGAATGGATCAAAAAAGCAGTTGACCTCAGCCTGCAACGATTGAATATTGATGAGATCGATTTATATTACGCCCACAGGGTAGACCCGAATATTCCGGTTGAAGAAACAGTCGGTGCCATGGCAGACCTGGTAAAAGCCGGAAAAGTAAAATATCTCGGATTATCGGAAGCTTCGGCAGAATCGATCCGTAAAGCCAATAAAATTCATCCGATTACCGCATTACAGTCGGAATATTCTTTACTTACAAGAGATGTTGAAAAGGAAATCCTTCCCGCAATCAGAGAGCTGGGTATTACCCTGGTTCCTTATTCTCCGCTGGCGAGAGGGCTGTTCTCCAACATCAATGAAGCGCAGAATTTTACGGATGAAGATTTCAGGAAATCCTTGCCGCGGTATCAGGAAGCTTACCTCGAAAATAACCGGAATTTAGCAAAGGAAATTAATGAATTTGCCGCCTCCAAAGGAATTAAAGGAACACAGCTGGCCTTGGCTTGGGTTCTGAATCAGGGAGAAGATATTATTCCGATTCCGGGGACCAAACGCATTCAATACCTGGAAGAGAATATTGCCGCTGCGAATATTGAGCTTTCTTCATCGGATCTGGAAACCATTGATGCCATCCTGAAGAAGTACCCGAATGTAGGGGAAAGATACAGCGAAGGTTCCATGAAATTAGTTAATAATTAA
- a CDS encoding MFS transporter encodes MVTLKEKNKFIATVLAFAVIPMSGLATDIYLPSMPSMATELHQPESNIQLTLSIFLISYGLTQFFAGSIVDSFGRYRISMISLALFVASFLVTATTQNIFVIYAMRVLQGILSGFAVVAKRAFFVDVYEGEERKHYLSIMTIVWSVGPIIAPFIGGYLQKNFGWQSNFYVLAGYSLLLLILEFVFSGETLKKRNPFHIEFLIREYNSMFKAKDFFYGMIMCGLSYSMIMFFNLCGSFIIEHKMGYSEVVAGYVSLILGFAWMTGGFLGKALINKAFLPKIRNANFIQLLLIVIMFIASYFSNNIYSLVAFAFLIHVTAGFIFNNYFSYCIGRFPNSAGIAGGLTGGVAFIITSAISYGIVAVIRPQIQLQVAEGYFVLGILGLFILSMIKWRKAHA; translated from the coding sequence ATGGTTACACTTAAAGAAAAAAATAAATTTATTGCGACGGTTCTTGCATTTGCAGTAATCCCGATGTCCGGGCTTGCCACGGATATTTACCTGCCTTCGATGCCAAGCATGGCCACGGAACTGCACCAGCCGGAAAGCAATATCCAGCTTACCTTGTCCATATTTTTAATCAGTTACGGCCTCACCCAGTTTTTTGCCGGAAGCATCGTCGATTCATTCGGAAGGTACCGGATTTCAATGATCTCCCTCGCTTTGTTTGTGGCTTCTTTCCTGGTAACCGCAACAACGCAGAACATTTTTGTTATCTATGCCATGCGGGTGCTACAAGGCATTTTATCAGGTTTTGCCGTGGTCGCCAAAAGGGCCTTTTTTGTGGATGTGTATGAAGGGGAGGAGCGGAAGCATTACCTCAGCATCATGACCATTGTCTGGTCGGTAGGACCTATCATTGCACCGTTTATCGGCGGGTATCTGCAAAAGAACTTCGGATGGCAGTCCAATTTTTATGTGCTGGCCGGGTACAGCCTGCTGCTCTTGATTCTGGAATTTGTATTTTCCGGTGAAACATTGAAAAAGAGAAATCCTTTTCATATTGAATTTCTTATCAGAGAATACAATTCCATGTTCAAAGCCAAAGATTTTTTTTATGGAATGATCATGTGCGGTCTGAGCTATTCGATGATTATGTTCTTCAATTTATGCGGATCATTTATTATCGAGCATAAAATGGGCTATTCTGAAGTTGTAGCAGGCTATGTTTCCCTGATCCTGGGGTTTGCCTGGATGACCGGCGGATTCCTGGGAAAAGCACTGATCAATAAAGCATTCCTGCCGAAAATCCGTAATGCGAATTTTATCCAGCTGCTGTTAATTGTCATCATGTTTATAGCATCCTATTTTTCCAACAACATTTACAGTCTGGTAGCTTTCGCATTTTTAATCCACGTTACTGCCGGATTTATATTCAACAATTATTTTTCCTACTGTATCGGAAGGTTTCCAAATTCTGCCGGAATTGCCGGTGGTCTTACCGGAGGTGTTGCTTTTATCATCACTTCGGCCATAAGCTATGGTATTGTTGCGGTGATCAGACCTCAGATTCAGCTTCAGGTAGCGGAAGGTTATTTCGTACTGGGAATTTTAGGCCTGTTTATCTTAAGCATGATTAAATGGAGAAAAGCCCATGCCTGA
- a CDS encoding T9SS type A sorting domain-containing protein, producing MKKKITLLLFGVPLFGFAQSVIGSINSGAVSADSFSHSVGEIYVIPINPDQTSSGTMGMFYQSVLQILGVSELEKDNVKIYPNPTADFIYVKLSSKSKIEGAEIYDLSGKLVLRTKLKSEQLDLRSLPQGVYMIVFKNSDLKPIKIIKKH from the coding sequence ATGAAAAAGAAAATTACTTTGCTGTTATTCGGAGTTCCGCTCTTCGGCTTTGCACAGTCAGTGATCGGGAGCATCAATTCCGGAGCGGTTTCTGCAGACAGCTTTTCGCATTCCGTAGGAGAGATTTATGTGATTCCTATCAATCCCGATCAGACGAGTTCCGGTACAATGGGAATGTTCTATCAGTCCGTTCTTCAGATATTGGGCGTTTCTGAGCTTGAAAAAGACAACGTTAAAATTTATCCGAATCCGACTGCTGATTTTATCTACGTCAAACTAAGCTCAAAATCGAAAATCGAAGGCGCTGAAATCTACGATCTTTCCGGAAAGCTGGTTTTAAGAACCAAATTAAAATCCGAACAGCTGGATCTCAGATCGCTTCCCCAGGGCGTTTACATGATCGTCTTCAAAAACTCCGACCTAAAACCTATTAAAATTATCAAAAAACATTAA
- a CDS encoding MBOAT family protein yields MALLIGSYIFYSSWSWNFLSLLILSTLATFFIGKKIRKSEGKAKVYWMRGGVFLVLIQLLYFKYFNFFIENFNDLLKMMGTKDQLGLLKIIFPIGISFYSFRMIGYLLDIRNNKLKEIPSLLDYSVYVAFFPCIIAGPIDKAGPFLNNLKNKRKFSSLQFTDGLRQILWGLFKKLVVADNIATITAPIFESYHGLNGSALFIGAVLYFIQLYCDFSGYTDMAIGISKLLGIKIQPNFNYPLFAQNVADYWRRWHISLTSWLTEYVFTPLSIRFRDYDKYGLIMAIIINFLVVGFWHGAEWHYIVHGLVSGIMFIPIIWKGKMNKKIKSQSNIIPTKDEMKNIPVTFVMFALLMVLFFSSDMKMALGYYKEIFSLSFFQLPNFKFQKVIALLILFTLAIEWINRDKEYALKDLFTKNKRVVRWGFYYLLIFLICLFYIAPKGFIYAQF; encoded by the coding sequence ATGGCTCTTCTCATAGGAAGCTATATTTTTTACAGCAGCTGGAGCTGGAATTTTTTGTCGTTGCTTATTCTTTCTACGCTGGCTACTTTTTTCATCGGAAAAAAGATCAGAAAGTCGGAAGGCAAAGCAAAGGTCTATTGGATGAGAGGCGGTGTATTTCTGGTTCTGATCCAGCTTCTGTATTTCAAGTATTTCAATTTTTTCATTGAGAATTTCAATGATCTGCTGAAGATGATGGGTACGAAAGACCAGTTGGGATTGCTGAAGATCATCTTTCCTATCGGAATAAGCTTTTATTCTTTCCGGATGATCGGCTACCTGCTGGATATCAGAAACAATAAACTGAAAGAAATTCCCTCACTGCTCGATTATTCGGTGTATGTCGCCTTCTTTCCGTGCATTATTGCAGGACCTATCGATAAAGCAGGACCGTTTTTAAATAACCTTAAGAATAAAAGGAAATTCTCGTCATTACAGTTTACCGACGGATTGAGGCAGATTTTATGGGGGCTTTTCAAAAAACTGGTTGTAGCGGATAATATCGCGACCATTACCGCTCCGATTTTTGAATCTTATCATGGTCTGAACGGAAGCGCTCTGTTTATTGGTGCTGTTTTATATTTTATCCAGTTATATTGTGATTTTTCAGGATATACCGATATGGCGATTGGAATTTCAAAACTGCTAGGCATCAAAATTCAGCCGAACTTCAATTATCCCTTATTTGCCCAGAATGTGGCAGATTACTGGAGAAGATGGCATATTTCCCTGACTTCCTGGCTCACGGAATATGTTTTCACGCCCCTTTCGATCCGGTTCCGGGATTATGATAAATACGGGCTGATCATGGCGATCATCATCAACTTTCTGGTGGTGGGATTCTGGCACGGTGCGGAATGGCATTATATCGTTCACGGACTGGTCAGCGGAATCATGTTTATCCCGATCATCTGGAAAGGGAAAATGAATAAAAAGATAAAAAGCCAGAGCAACATCATTCCCACAAAAGACGAAATGAAGAACATTCCTGTCACCTTTGTCATGTTTGCCCTGCTGATGGTGCTTTTCTTTTCAAGTGACATGAAAATGGCCCTGGGATATTATAAAGAAATTTTCTCTCTTTCTTTTTTCCAGCTACCGAATTTTAAATTTCAGAAAGTGATAGCTCTGCTTATCCTGTTTACTTTAGCGATCGAATGGATCAACCGGGATAAAGAATATGCCCTTAAAGATCTGTTCACCAAAAACAAAAGGGTTGTCCGTTGGGGATTCTATTACCTGCTGATTTTCCTGATATGCCTGTTCTATATTGCTCCGAAAGGGTTTATTTACGCACAGTTTTAA
- a CDS encoding acyl carrier protein — protein MDRNEVLEKLAPIFREQLDNDDIELNAETTAEDIEEWDSLSHIQLIVAIEKAFGIRFTSAEIQSWNNVGEMIDSIISK, from the coding sequence ATGGACAGAAATGAAGTTTTAGAAAAGCTTGCTCCTATTTTCCGTGAACAACTGGACAATGACGATATTGAACTGAATGCTGAAACGACCGCTGAGGATATTGAAGAATGGGATTCTCTTTCTCATATCCAGCTTATTGTGGCTATTGAGAAAGCTTTCGGGATCCGTTTTACTTCCGCAGAAATCCAAAGCTGGAACAATGTGGGTGAAATGATCGATTCCATTATCAGTAAATAG
- a CDS encoding HAD family hydrolase: MYKTFSELKKVLRKDIHPHKVVKVALLGDTATQFLNVALKGTAKNEGFGLEIFEADFGQISRQIMDPSSEYYEFDADYTIIFESTHKLLNQYYKSPDFSKNFADNKISYVEELYNAIQSRTKSRVIYCNFPIIDSKVFGNFSNKVESSFNFQLNKINYLLSQEIAVQKDNFFIADLLSIQNKWGRDFMFTPSIYVNTEMVISIDALPIVAHNIFSIIASLEGKFKKCLILDLDNTTWGGIIGDDGLEKIQIGNLGIGKAFTEFQYWVKALQKRGIILAVCSKNDEDKAKEPFEKHPDMVLRLDDIAVFIANWENKADNIRKIQHILNIGFDSMVFLDDNPFERNLVRENLPEVCVPELPEDPAEYLEYLYSLNLFETASFSENDSERTKQYQVEAQRAVDLESFTNVEDFLKSMNMVSDVQPFNSFSKPRVSQLTQRSNQFNLRTVRYTEQEIENLIQSEKHYTLSFTLEDKYGDNGLICVIVLEEEDQETLFIDTWLMSCRVLKRGMEDFTLNTIADLARQKGYTCLTGEYLETAKNQMVKNHYKNLGFTFENNRWTLNVHEYQPKTVYIKNK; encoded by the coding sequence ATGTACAAAACGTTTTCGGAATTAAAAAAGGTATTGCGAAAAGATATACATCCGCACAAAGTTGTTAAAGTCGCCCTCTTAGGCGATACGGCTACTCAGTTTTTGAATGTAGCCTTAAAGGGAACCGCTAAAAATGAAGGTTTCGGACTTGAAATTTTCGAAGCGGACTTTGGGCAAATTTCCCGTCAGATTATGGATCCATCTTCGGAATATTATGAGTTCGATGCCGATTATACGATCATCTTTGAATCTACCCATAAACTGCTGAACCAGTACTATAAATCTCCGGATTTTTCTAAAAATTTTGCCGACAATAAAATCAGTTACGTAGAAGAGCTTTATAATGCCATACAAAGCAGAACAAAAAGTCGTGTAATCTATTGTAATTTTCCTATTATCGACAGTAAAGTATTCGGAAACTTCTCGAATAAGGTAGAATCTTCATTCAATTTTCAGCTGAATAAGATCAATTACCTTCTCTCTCAGGAAATTGCTGTGCAGAAAGATAACTTCTTTATTGCCGATCTTCTTTCCATCCAGAATAAATGGGGAAGGGATTTTATGTTTACGCCAAGTATTTATGTGAATACGGAAATGGTTATTTCCATTGACGCCCTGCCGATCGTTGCCCACAATATCTTCAGTATCATTGCTTCTCTGGAAGGGAAATTTAAGAAATGCCTGATCCTGGATCTCGACAATACCACCTGGGGCGGGATCATCGGTGACGACGGCCTCGAAAAAATCCAGATCGGAAATTTGGGAATCGGTAAAGCCTTTACGGAGTTCCAGTATTGGGTAAAAGCCCTGCAGAAAAGAGGGATTATCCTGGCCGTATGCAGTAAAAATGACGAAGATAAAGCCAAAGAACCTTTCGAAAAACACCCGGATATGGTATTAAGGCTGGACGATATTGCCGTCTTTATCGCCAACTGGGAGAATAAGGCAGACAACATCAGAAAAATTCAGCATATCTTAAATATTGGTTTTGATTCCATGGTTTTTTTAGATGATAATCCTTTTGAAAGAAACCTCGTACGGGAGAACCTTCCTGAAGTTTGCGTTCCGGAACTTCCCGAAGATCCTGCGGAATACCTGGAATATCTTTACAGCCTTAACCTGTTTGAGACTGCCAGTTTTTCGGAAAACGACAGCGAAAGAACAAAGCAGTATCAGGTAGAAGCCCAAAGAGCAGTTGATCTTGAAAGCTTTACAAATGTTGAGGATTTCCTTAAAAGCATGAATATGGTTTCCGATGTGCAGCCATTCAACAGCTTTTCCAAGCCGAGGGTTTCGCAGCTTACCCAGCGGTCCAACCAGTTTAACCTGCGTACCGTGCGGTATACCGAACAGGAAATTGAGAATCTGATACAATCGGAGAAACATTACACCCTTTCATTTACCCTGGAAGATAAATACGGCGATAACGGCCTGATCTGTGTTATCGTTCTTGAAGAAGAAGATCAAGAAACTCTTTTTATCGACACCTGGCTCATGAGCTGCAGGGTGCTGAAGAGAGGAATGGAAGATTTTACCCTGAATACGATAGCGGATCTGGCCAGACAAAAAGGTTACACCTGCCTCACTGGCGAATACTTGGAAACTGCAAAAAACCAAATGGTAAAAAACCATTATAAAAATTTGGGCTTTACTTTTGAAAACAACCGATGGACACTGAATGTCCACGAGTACCAACCCAAAACTGTATACATTAAAAATAAATAA
- the tpx gene encoding thiol peroxidase, with product MATTITLKGNEVHTIGTLPSIGSSIRDFALVDSGLNVKTLENFEGKKKIFNIFPSVDTPVCAASARTFNEKASALDNTVVINVSKDLPFALGRFCAAEGLDNVETLSDFRGSFGDDYEVTIADSVFQGLLSRAVIVADENNKVIYTEQVSEIADEPNYEAALSAVK from the coding sequence ATGGCAACCACAATCACTTTAAAAGGAAACGAAGTACATACAATAGGAACGCTTCCGTCAATAGGCAGCAGTATCAGGGATTTCGCATTGGTAGATTCCGGGCTGAATGTTAAAACCCTCGAGAATTTTGAAGGCAAAAAAAAGATTTTCAATATTTTCCCTAGTGTCGATACACCGGTGTGTGCAGCTTCGGCAAGAACATTTAACGAAAAAGCTTCTGCATTGGACAATACCGTGGTAATTAATGTTTCTAAAGACCTGCCTTTTGCATTGGGAAGATTCTGTGCTGCAGAAGGATTGGATAATGTAGAAACCCTTTCAGATTTCAGAGGCAGCTTTGGTGACGATTATGAAGTGACGATTGCAGACTCTGTATTTCAGGGACTTCTGAGCCGTGCTGTAATTGTAGCGGATGAAAACAATAAAGTAATATATACGGAGCAGGTGTCCGAAATTGCAGACGAACCCAATTATGAAGCGGCTTTATCTGCTGTGAAATAA
- a CDS encoding DUF763 domain-containing protein: MKRSGTADLPLHYGKVPPWLYERMSVLGLSIVEVILMDYGKDEVLRRLADPFWFQSFGAVMGMDWHSSGITTSVMGALKRSINPNSQSLGLYICGGKGKFSRETPSELLQIADKTGLDGNSLVRASKLSAKVDNTAIQDGYQLYLHNFILSDNGNWSVVQQGMHESDGTARRYHWHSGNITSFVEEPHTGINGISRGKILNLTDSEASENRKGILEISHTDSAEIMSDFSRLILPNHHEVQASDVDLKRLGALLYITREQQPQNFEDLLMLEGVGPRTMQSLALVSEVIHGAPSRFKDPARFSFVHGGKDGHPFPVPTKIYDESLQIIRSGIEKSKLGNSDKLKTLNKLHQIIEATEKDFTPDFDIQEVIEEERQNSWRFGGKTIFGDAQKPSPPKPIQLSLF, translated from the coding sequence ATGAAACGTTCCGGAACTGCAGATTTACCGCTTCACTATGGCAAGGTGCCGCCCTGGCTCTACGAACGGATGTCGGTACTTGGGCTTTCTATTGTGGAAGTTATTTTAATGGATTACGGGAAAGACGAAGTGCTTCGCCGGCTGGCAGATCCTTTCTGGTTCCAGAGCTTCGGCGCGGTAATGGGAATGGACTGGCATTCTTCCGGGATCACGACTTCGGTGATGGGAGCATTGAAGCGTTCCATTAATCCCAATTCACAATCTTTGGGGCTGTATATCTGCGGCGGAAAAGGCAAATTCTCACGGGAAACACCTTCCGAACTGCTTCAGATCGCCGATAAAACGGGACTCGACGGAAATAGTCTTGTAAGAGCCAGCAAACTGTCTGCAAAAGTAGACAATACGGCGATTCAGGATGGTTATCAATTGTACCTGCACAACTTTATTCTATCGGATAACGGAAACTGGAGCGTCGTTCAGCAGGGTATGCACGAATCCGACGGAACCGCCAGGCGTTACCATTGGCATTCCGGAAACATTACTTCTTTTGTGGAAGAGCCTCACACAGGCATCAACGGGATTTCCAGAGGGAAAATTCTGAATTTAACCGATTCCGAAGCTTCGGAAAACCGGAAAGGAATTCTGGAAATTTCCCATACCGATTCTGCGGAAATTATGAGTGACTTTTCCAGGCTGATTCTTCCCAACCACCACGAAGTCCAGGCTTCGGATGTCGATCTGAAGCGGCTGGGTGCTCTCTTGTATATAACCCGTGAGCAGCAACCTCAGAATTTTGAAGATCTGCTGATGCTGGAAGGCGTAGGTCCGCGTACGATGCAGTCGCTGGCACTGGTGAGTGAAGTCATCCACGGCGCCCCTTCAAGATTTAAGGATCCGGCGAGATTTTCCTTTGTCCACGGAGGAAAGGACGGCCATCCTTTCCCGGTTCCTACCAAAATCTATGACGAAAGTCTGCAGATCATCAGATCCGGAATAGAAAAATCCAAACTCGGAAATTCGGACAAACTAAAAACTTTGAACAAGCTTCACCAGATTATTGAAGCAACGGAAAAAGATTTTACCCCGGATTTTGATATCCAGGAAGTTATTGAAGAAGAACGTCAGAACTCATGGCGATTCGGCGGGAAAACCATTTTCGGTGATGCACAAAAGCCTTCACCGCCCAAACCGATTCAGCTTTCCCTGTTTTAG
- a CDS encoding Crp/Fnr family transcriptional regulator has protein sequence MSNTSLEICYDFPFFFKEELEEIFSAHEKVKFHKGDCILQEGKTANEYYILEKGLARSFVNDFSGNEVTTHFFAENEIIIEVSSLFQRIPTQENIVCITDCECWKLSFESFQELFHKIPNLREWGRAWMSQQLFIYKQRSVEMFTLSATKRYLNLLEQKPQVVRLAPLKQIASYLGITDTSLSRIRKELVSHPGK, from the coding sequence ATGAGCAACACATCCTTAGAAATCTGCTATGATTTTCCATTCTTTTTCAAAGAAGAACTTGAAGAAATATTCAGTGCTCATGAAAAAGTGAAGTTTCATAAAGGAGACTGCATTTTGCAGGAAGGAAAAACAGCCAACGAATATTATATTCTTGAAAAAGGGTTGGCCCGCTCATTTGTAAATGACTTCAGTGGTAACGAAGTCACCACCCACTTTTTTGCAGAGAACGAAATTATTATTGAAGTCTCTTCACTCTTCCAGCGGATTCCTACCCAGGAAAATATCGTCTGCATTACCGATTGCGAATGCTGGAAGCTCAGCTTTGAAAGTTTCCAGGAACTTTTCCATAAGATCCCGAACCTCCGGGAATGGGGCAGGGCTTGGATGTCTCAGCAGCTTTTCATCTACAAGCAGCGTTCGGTGGAAATGTTTACGCTTTCTGCTACCAAACGATACCTTAACCTGTTGGAGCAGAAGCCGCAGGTGGTACGCCTGGCACCGCTGAAACAGATTGCATCTTATCTCGGGATTACGGATACCTCATTAAGCCGTATCCGGAAAGAGCTTGTTTCGCATCCCGGAAAATAA
- a CDS encoding VOC family protein, whose protein sequence is MKANQIYVNLPVKNIEQTKAFWTNVGFPVNDQISDENAVCIIMGDNMYVMFLTEEYFQTFSERPVPKRDTTQVLVAIGLNSREEVDQVVNAAVENGATQHEEPQDHGWMYQNSFWDINGHGWNIVFADPSQLPKDN, encoded by the coding sequence ATGAAAGCCAATCAGATCTACGTTAATCTTCCCGTTAAAAATATAGAACAGACCAAAGCGTTCTGGACAAATGTGGGATTTCCTGTAAATGATCAGATCTCGGATGAGAATGCAGTCTGCATCATTATGGGAGACAATATGTATGTCATGTTTCTTACCGAAGAATACTTTCAGACTTTCTCGGAACGGCCGGTTCCGAAAAGAGATACCACGCAGGTATTGGTTGCTATCGGCCTCAATAGCCGGGAAGAAGTGGATCAGGTCGTCAATGCAGCGGTTGAAAACGGAGCCACCCAGCACGAAGAGCCTCAGGATCATGGCTGGATGTATCAGAACTCATTCTGGGACATCAACGGTCATGGCTGGAATATCGTTTTCGCAGATCCTTCACAATTGCCCAAAGATAATTAG
- a CDS encoding VOC family protein, protein MAKLNSYLNFNGKAEEAFNFYKSVFGGEFLGEIYRMGNAPGTEHLSDEEKNRVMHIALPVGNDLLMASDIVPSFGQTLTVGNNNYVSIFPESREEADRLFKGLSEGGNIEMPIEDQFWGDYFGSFQDKYGTHWMVNYNEEYAK, encoded by the coding sequence ATGGCTAAATTAAATTCGTACTTAAATTTTAACGGGAAAGCGGAAGAAGCTTTCAATTTTTACAAATCGGTTTTCGGCGGCGAATTTCTGGGCGAAATCTACAGAATGGGAAACGCTCCCGGAACGGAACATCTGTCCGATGAAGAAAAGAACAGGGTTATGCATATTGCACTGCCCGTCGGGAATGATCTTCTGATGGCTTCCGACATTGTCCCAAGCTTCGGACAGACGCTTACGGTAGGAAACAACAATTATGTGTCCATCTTTCCGGAATCCAGGGAAGAAGCCGACAGGCTCTTTAAAGGCCTATCCGAAGGTGGAAACATAGAAATGCCGATTGAAGACCAGTTTTGGGGAGATTATTTTGGCAGTTTCCAGGATAAATATGGTACTCATTGGATGGTGAATTATAATGAAGAATATGCAAAATAG